The sequence GGGAATACTGTTGGTATACTTCTGGGCTGTGTCAAGTTGGGGCATGTTACTTAGATCTGATATTGTTGCTAGCATTTGTTTATCCTAAAACTGCTAACTAACTCATACCATGTTGTTACAAATATCAGTTCACTGATGGTGGTAGCGTTCAGAATTTTCGTCCTTTTGGTGCAGCGCTAGAGGTTACTTCAAGTATTCCTCGTAGTCTTTACACAAAGTCAGTAGGTGACAGTTATCGAGAATCTACTTCGAATTTCAGAAGCTCGGATGTGGGGTCAGACCGTGCAAGTATTCCTCGTAGTCATTACACAAAGTCAGTAGGTGACAGTTCACGAGAATCTACTACGAATTTCCGAAGCTCGGATGTGGGATCAGACCGTGGAAGTATTCCTCGTAATCATTACATAAAGTCTGTAGGTGACAGTTCACGAGAATCTACTACGAATTTCCGAAGCTCAGATGTTGGATCAGACCGTGGAAGTATTCCACGTAATTATTACAAAAAGTCAGTAGGTGGTAGTTCACGAGAATATACTTCGAATTTTAGAAGCTCAGATGTGGGGTCAGACCGTGGAAATATGCAACCGAGAGCAAGTAACGCAGATGCTATACGAATTAGTGTTTCTAGCGCTCCTAGTAGCTCTAGTCAAGGTTCTGGACCAGATGATATTGAATCCTTGGGTGATGTTTATGTCTGGGGAGAGGTCTGGTGTGATGGGAGTTTAGTTGATGGATCTGTGTCTCCTTCCCTGTCAAAAATCGATGTTCTTCTTCCTAAGTCCTTAGAATCAAATGTGGTGTTGGATGTTCATCAGATTTCTTGCGGTTTTAGACATGCTGCACTAGTTACGAGACAGGGTGAAGTTTTTACTTGGGGTGAGGAATCTGGTGGCCGGCTTGGTCATCAAATTGATTCCGGTTTTAGTCGCCCTCAACTTGTTGATTATCTGATACTCAATAATGCAGAGTACGTTGGATGTGGAGAATATCACACTTGTGCAATAACTATGGCTGGCGATGTGTTTACTTGGGGAGATGGTACCCAAAATGGTGCACTTCTAGGACATGGAACTGACATTAGCCACTGGATACCCAAAAGAGTCTCTGGTCCTTTAGAAGGAGTACAAGTTTTATCTGTTGCATGCGGAACATGGCACACAGCACTTGTAACTTCTGACGGGAAATTGTTTACATTCGGTGATGGAACATTTGGTGTTTTGGGGCATGGCGATCGAGAAAGCGTTGCGTACCCTAGAGAAGTTGAATCTTTGGATGGATTGAAGACTGTCACGGTTGCAGCTGGAGTATGGCACACTGCGGCAATCGTAGAGGTCATGGGACAGGCTGGTTCAAATATCTCGTCTAGGAAATTGTTCACTTGGGGGGATGGTGATACATACCGCTTGGGTCATGGAGACAAGGACCCACGTCTGGTTCCTACCTGTATCCCCTCGCTTATTGACTATGATTTCTACCAAGTTGCATGTGGAAACTGTATTACGGTTGCTCTTACAACATCTGGCCATGTATTTACGATGGGAACTACTGCGTATGGTCAGGTAGGTAATCCTCTCTCTGACGGTAAATTACCTCGTTTGGTACAAGATAAATTGGTAGGTGAATTCATTGAAGAGATTTCTTGTGGTGAATCACATGTCGCGGTTTTAACATCAAGAAATGAAGTTCTCACTTGGGGAAGAGGTGCAAATGGAAGATTGGGACATGGAGATACTGAAGATCGTAAGGCTCCAACCTTTGTTGAAGGTTTAAAAGATAGGCATGTAAAAAGTGTATCATGTGGGTCAAACTTCACGGCGTGTATATGCATTCACAAGTGGGTATCTGGAGCGGACCAATCCCTCTGCTCTGGTTGTCGTCAAGCATTTGGCTTTACTAGAAAGCGGCACAATTGTTACAATTGCGGACTGGTGCATTGCCATGCTTGTAGCTCAAAAAAAGCACTGAGAGCTGCGTTGGCTCCAACTCCTGGAAAACCACATCGTGTTTGTGATTCTTGCTATTCAAAACTTAAAGCATCTGAAGCTGGTACTCCGTCAGCTCTTACTACTAAAAAGACGGTTGCACCGCGTCGTTCACTAGATGGGAGAGATAGGATAGACAAGGGAGACATAAGATCGTCTAGGTTTTTGTTATCTCCTAGCCCCGAACCAGTGAAGTTCGTAGACGTTAAAATGGTTAAGCCAGGGATGAAATCTGAGTCTTCTCAGTCAACACAAATTACTCAAGTTCCATCTATCTTTCAGCTAAAAGATATTGCTTTTCAGAGTCCACTTAGTGCACTTCAATTTGCTCTAAAGCCAGTTATTACGTCAGCACCTcagccaccacctccacctcagtCAGCAGCTCAAACACCATCAAGACCTTCTTCACCATACTCGAGGAGGCCAAGCCCACCACGCTCTGGGGCTCCTGTGTTCTCTAAGAGCATCATTGATAGTCTCAAGAAAACAAATGAACTATTGAACCAAGAAGTCCTGAAATTACAAACCCAGGTAAGTTCTCTCTCACTCACTCACttttttggttaagtctgaattcATTAAAAAAGCAAAGTTATTTATAAAGCAAATGGTATTTCAAAAGAGAAGTACTGGAAAAAGGAAAAAATTACTTAAAACGAAAATAAGTTCTCTCTCTCACTCACTCACTCACATGAATGTATGACAGTTAATATTAAAGCTACTCTCATTTGCCACATCTGAGTTATTATGTTTTGTGTTACCTCTAGGTTAAAAGCTTGAAAGTAAAGTGTGAATCTCAAGATGTGGAGGTGCAGAAAGCTCATACAAAAACTCAAGAAGCATTGTCTCTAGCTGAAGAAGAATCTTCCAATTGTAGAATAGCCAAAGAAGTAGTCAAGTCAATCACAATCCAGGTACTTCCATggcaaacaaaaaaaatagacaGTCTCTCTGTTAGAAAGCTTAACTGTAATCCACCAAACATAGAAGAATTCAAAATGAACTTGTCAAGTTAAACTGCACAAACAAAGCTTGGTAAACCTGAAAGTTTTAAGTTACAAAAATAACAGTGGATGCTTGATTGATATCCCATCTGATGAAATTTCCATCTTCCGTTTAATTACAGcattaaacgaaaatataaatcGACTGTAGAGAACCTAATCAACCCTGGAACTGCTGTCTGAAAATTAAACTGTAAATTAAATATGTGCCTTAGTTCAGGTTGATGCCAGATTTGATCTTAGCCTTGGATATAGTGACCTTTATAGCCATGTGTCAATATGTACTTGATACGTCATGGACAGACATCATACTAAGTGTCCAATTAGTAGCAATAAGTTAGACAGCAGTACTGGCTGTTGCTAATAGGGTTGCATACCGGGCATAGCTTCTTCTACTAAGCTGGTTTTGCAAGGCTTCTTTTAGCAAGTTAGTTTTGCAACAGTTTCTGTGCTCAGTACATTTGTTGTGCACTGATTTCTTTTTACAAAATGCTTAAGTACTTATTATGGAATGACATGTGTAAACGCCTCTCTATCTTAGTTGCCTTCTATCTCTAACAGTACTAAAATTATGTTTTCCTTGCTTTCTTGCTTAGTGGAACGACATGACCGAGAAATTACCTCCTGAGTTCAGTGAAAATGAAATTTTCAAAGCCTTCCATGCTCATATGGATTCTTTGCTCAAACCAAATGGAAGCCATTCTTCAGACTTCTCTTCTTCCTTGACAGCAGAGTGTGTGGAGAAGGAACAGCACCAAAGTACCTCTGATACCAACTCACCACAGAAATTGGGATACAAGAGATCGTCCAGTTCTGAAAGTGTTTCTCATCATAAAGTTGAGAACGGTTCAACATCTCAGAGCATGGAAGTGACTGAGCAATTTGAACCTGGGGTGTATATAACTGCTACCATTATCGATGGAACCAAAGTCTTCAAACGTGTTAGATTCAGGTATTTTATCAACTTATCTGTGAAGTGAGAACTCATCTTGTCTTTCCCTTTTAATATAGTTTCGTATTATATTAAACATAATAACAATACATTTGCATTCCTACAGCATAGCTTATTAATAATTCATGTGTCAATATT comes from Papaver somniferum cultivar HN1 chromosome 7, ASM357369v1, whole genome shotgun sequence and encodes:
- the LOC113296871 gene encoding PH, RCC1 and FYVE domains-containing protein 1-like → MADLVNYGNLERDIEQALITLKKGTQLIKYSRKGKPKFCPFRISSDETTLIWFSRGEERNLKLSSISHIIPGQRTAVFRRYLRPEKEYLSFSLLYNSGERSLDLICKDKVEAEVWFAGLQALVLTRQRARRSKSDLSDFTDGGSVQNFRPFGAALEVTSSIPRSLYTKSVGDSYRESTSNFRSSDVGSDRASIPRSHYTKSVGDSSRESTTNFRSSDVGSDRGSIPRNHYIKSVGDSSRESTTNFRSSDVGSDRGSIPRNYYKKSVGGSSREYTSNFRSSDVGSDRGNMQPRASNADAIRISVSSAPSSSSQGSGPDDIESLGDVYVWGEVWCDGSLVDGSVSPSLSKIDVLLPKSLESNVVLDVHQISCGFRHAALVTRQGEVFTWGEESGGRLGHQIDSGFSRPQLVDYLILNNAEYVGCGEYHTCAITMAGDVFTWGDGTQNGALLGHGTDISHWIPKRVSGPLEGVQVLSVACGTWHTALVTSDGKLFTFGDGTFGVLGHGDRESVAYPREVESLDGLKTVTVAAGVWHTAAIVEVMGQAGSNISSRKLFTWGDGDTYRLGHGDKDPRLVPTCIPSLIDYDFYQVACGNCITVALTTSGHVFTMGTTAYGQVGNPLSDGKLPRLVQDKLVGEFIEEISCGESHVAVLTSRNEVLTWGRGANGRLGHGDTEDRKAPTFVEGLKDRHVKSVSCGSNFTACICIHKWVSGADQSLCSGCRQAFGFTRKRHNCYNCGLVHCHACSSKKALRAALAPTPGKPHRVCDSCYSKLKASEAGTPSALTTKKTVAPRRSLDGRDRIDKGDIRSSRFLLSPSPEPVKFVDVKMVKPGMKSESSQSTQITQVPSIFQLKDIAFQSPLSALQFALKPVITSAPQPPPPPQSAAQTPSRPSSPYSRRPSPPRSGAPVFSKSIIDSLKKTNELLNQEVLKLQTQVKSLKVKCESQDVEVQKAHTKTQEALSLAEEESSNCRIAKEVVKSITIQWNDMTEKLPPEFSENEIFKAFHAHMDSLLKPNGSHSSDFSSSLTAECVEKEQHQSTSDTNSPQKLGYKRSSSSESVSHHKVENGSTSQSMEVTEQFEPGVYITATIIDGTKVFKRVRFSKRRFANQQAEEWWKENKDRVFRRYRSPDKDNTHTSSSTNSTPKEEEEAAPPPP